A DNA window from Ornithodoros turicata isolate Travis chromosome 10, ASM3712646v1, whole genome shotgun sequence contains the following coding sequences:
- the LOC135370407 gene encoding uncharacterized protein LOC135370407 yields MNRTESPRLAPTVRKIGNSLSDLPRSSLNGTAVQMHDGKENHEVDEQRRNSWSNGIPKIKEKLSARSTFNGKTLARKNSEKKTVGSVISALTGRGIRRSSSKVVPATREAKRDSAAQTPMSAEGSSVDQSVQKDSS; encoded by the exons ATGAACCGTACAGAGTCTCCAAGACTTGCTCCCACAGTGCGGAAGATTGGAAACAG TCTGAGCGACTTACCGAGGTCGTCACTGAATGGCACAGCGGTACAAATGCATGATGGGAAGGAAAACCACGAAGTGGATGAGCAACGAAGAAACTCTTGGAGCAACGGAATTCCGAAGATCAAAGAAAAGCTAAGTGCCAGGAGTACGTTCAATGGGAAGACCCTGGCGAGAAAAAATTCCGAGAAGAAAACCGTCGGCTCGGTCATATCAGCTCTGACCGGAAGGGGCATCAGGCGCAGCAGCTCCAAGGTAGTGCCGGCAACCAGAG AAGCCAAGAGGGACAGTGCAGCACAAACCCCAATGAGTGCGGAGGGTTCCTCAGTAGACCAATCCGTTCAAAAGGACAGCAGTTGA
- the LOC135370431 gene encoding kinesin-like protein KIF12 yields MSDNRPSTASSQDSLMTTHPDDAGGDFDNINVVVRVRPLTQQETSKRDPQALNYPGEGQVLVEDPNSGQTKLFTFSVVFEPEANQDDVFEHCGIKRLIDMSLDGFASTIMAYGQTGAGKTYTLTGPQATKGDGQQPGIIQLAFAYLFNEIQQRKGVEYIVQASYLEVYREQVLDLLNPSPKALPVRWSKDKGFYAENLFVVECEDLGDLDGVLEEGRKNRQVRSHEMNEHSSRSHTILSISLASEIQDPDDLNTYIRRQGKLSLVDLAGSEKTKKTNSKGTTLTEANNINKSLLVLGNCISSLADPRKRSGHIPYRDSTLTKLLADSLGGSGMALIIACVSPSASNSAETINTLRYASRAKRVKTKPMVRMDPRELLILSLRREVRLLRMENSYLRQQMMSNGSGLKLNSVMPIGAVSPGADSGIDLSKDAATEEGEQKDEKALLQKYMVENETLRVENATMHHMRELLIRDHEVVCRENEKLLRKLTELERSHGQVSSGRAVHKASPSPSERRTPTLSRSGSTKKAKCSSKEPVTREEK; encoded by the exons ATGTCAGACAACAG GCCAAGCACGGCGTCGTCACAGGACTCATTGATGACAACGCATCCGGACGACGCTGGCGGAGACTTCGACAACATCAACGTCGTGGTTAg AGTGAGACCCCTGACGCAGCAGGAAACCTCAAAGAGGGACCCGCAGGCCCTAAACTATCCCGGAGAAGGACAAGTGCTT GTGGAGGATCCGAATTCGGGCCAGACGAAGCTCTTCACGTTCTCCGTGGTGTTTGAACCAGAGGCCAATCAGGACGATGTCTTCGAGCACTGCGGCATCAAGCGGCTCATCGATATGTCGCTCGACGG atTTGCCAGTACCATTATGGCTTACGGGCAAACAGGAGCCGGAAAGACATACACCCTCACTGGGCCACAG GCGACAAAAGGAGACGGTCAGCAACCAGGAATTATTCAGCTTGCCTTCGCGTATCTCTTCAATGAGATTCAGCAAAGGAAAGGGGTCGAATACATCGTTCAGGCATCTTATCTTGAAGTGTACAGAGAGCAG GTGTTGGACTTGCTCAATCCTTCGCCCAAGGCTCTCCCGGTGAGGTGGTCCAAAGACAAAGGTTTCTACGCCGAAAATTTGTTTGTTGTTGAATGCGAAGACCTGGGCGATTTGGACGGAGTTCTTGAAGAAG GGAGAAAGAATCGACAAGTTCGAAGTCACGAAATGAACGAGCACTCCAGTCGAAGCCACACAATACTTAGCATCAGCTTGGCGTCGGAGATACAAGACCCGGACGACCTCAACACGTACATCCGTCGACAAGGGAAACTCAGCCTCGTTGATCTGGCTGGCTCGGAGAAGACCAAAAAGACCAACAGCAAAGGAACGACGCTCACAGAAGCGAACAACATCAATAAGTCACTGCTCGTCTTGG GCAATTGTATCTCTAGTCTTGCTGATCCGAGGAAAAGGTCAGGCCACATACCATACCGGGACAGCACGCTCACGAAGCTTCTGGCTGACAGTTTAGGCGGCAGTGGGATGGCGCTTATT ATTGCTTGTGTGTCACCCAGTGCATCAAACTCGGCGGAGACTATCAACACGCTAAGGTATGCTTCAAGGGCGAAACGGGTGAAGACGAAACCTATGGTGCGAATG GATCCACGGGAGTTGTTGATACTCAGTCTACGTCGTGAAGTCAGGCTGCTCCGTATGGAGAATAGCTACCTGAGACAACAG ATGATGAGCAATGGAAGTGGACTGAAGCTCAACAGTGTCATGCCCATCGGAGCTGTTTCGCCCGGTGCGGACTCCGGAATTGACCTTTCGAAAGATGCTGCCACGGAGGAAGGGGAACAGAAGGACGAAAAAGCGTTGCTGCAGAAGTACATGGTCGAGAACGAGACTTTGCG GGTTGAAAACGCCACAATGCATCATATGAGGGAGCTCCTCATTAGAGACCACGAGGTTGTGTGCCGCGAAAATGAGAAGCTACTTAGGAAACTTACTGAACTAGAAAG AAGCCATGGACAGGTCAGCAGTGGCCGGGCCGTACACAAAGCCAGCCCCAGTCCATCGGAAAGGAGAACGCCAACGCTGTCGAGAAGCGGCAGTACGAAGAAAGCAA AATGTTCCAGCAAGGAGCCCGTCACAAGAGAGGAGAAATGA
- the LOC135370408 gene encoding uncharacterized protein LOC135370408, translating into MSTAQGATTFTISLLFLASWTLAEKLDDYHWSEDVPGFFRERVLEDGERERKIHFRKLTAVETFVDLNGKPGLALRQLSDGSSFLQLIFSGSSLIDCEYVNDPRSVSKFFRNLAHDFACAEHRSRERLKTVGHSRRFRTWGNDTVCDIELISPQNDTFKLIYSGRDLAGKEWKTLLNMRAMKRQCRKLHREIRLALLRHKSNVKEDDTASSLEDVDVRDIQEFQQGRDTSAMLRRKRDLFMYPGTNWCGTGNSARKFNELGTNSMADRCCRDHDHCPYTVEAFAKKFHMFNYRIHTVSHCECDERFRACLRMANNAASNMVGKVFFNIMQSKCFTFKTENICLKRSWWGNCLKRSREKVAVIRDGMYY; encoded by the exons ATGTCGACTGCTCAAGGAGCGACGACGTTCACCATCTCGTTGCTCTTTCTCGCGTCCTGGACGCTGGCCGAGAAACTAGACGACTATCACTGGTCCGAAGACGTTCCAGGGTTCTTCCGGGAGCGTGTCTTGGAAGATGGGGAGAGAGAGCGCAAGATTCATTTCAGAAAACTGACCGCCGTAGAAACGTTCGTAGACCTCAACGGGAAACCTGGGTTGGCACTTCGGCAGCTATCGGATGGATCGAGCTTCCTGCAGCTGATCTTCAGTGGGTCAAGCCTAATCGACTGTGAGTACGTCAACGACCCGCGGTCAGTTTCCAAGTTCTTCAGGAACCTTGCTCACGACTTCGCGTGCGCTGAACATCGAAGTCGAGAACGATTGAAGACGGTGGGGCATTCCAGGAGGTTCCGCACCTGGGGCAACGACACCGTCTGCGACATTGAGCTGATCTCTCCACAGAACGACACCTTCAAGCTCATTTATTCTGGCAGAGACTTAGCAGGGAAAGAATGGAAGACCTTGCTCAACATGAGAGCAATGAAGAGACAGTGCAGGAAGTTGCATCGAGAGATTAGATTGGCGTTATTGAGGCATAAGAGCAACGTTAAAGAGGATGACACAGCGTCCAGCCTGGAAGACGTCGACGTCCGGGACATTCAGGAATTCCAGCAAGGACGTGATACTTCTGCAATGCTGAGACGGAAGAGAGACCTGTTCATGTACCCAGGTACCAACTGGTGCGGTACCGGCAACTCAGCACGGAAGTTCAACGAGTTGGGGACAAACTCTATGGCGGACCGGTGCTGCAGAGACCATGACCACTGTCCGTATACTGTGGAAGCATTCGCGAAGAAGTTCCACATGTTCAATTACAGAATTCATACAGTCAGCCACTGTGAATGCGACGAAAG GTTCCGTGCGTGCTTGAGAATGGCGAACAACGCGGCGTCCAACATGGTGGGCAAGGTGTTCTTCAACATCATGCAGAGCAAGTGCTTCACCTTCAAGACGGAAAACATCTGCCTGAAGCGATCCTGGTGGGGAAACTGTCTCAAGAGGTCGCGCGAGAAAGtcgctgtcattcgggacggCATGTACTACTGA
- the LOC135369697 gene encoding putative phospholipase B-like 2, with amino-acid sequence MQATRTIMTMMLLLLLQLWSVSSLQKSVRGTTTSLASVTWDGTNGRFDVHDGNRSDAIAWGNFTNDINNTGWSYLEIYTNSFFMDHQQAYAAGLVEARLTRDLIKKQFNNVYGNYCRDDPVYCHKLYGYLETNIAFMLNATREQSMSDPYWHQVGLMLIQLAGIQTGMTGAPNYVYVGDNLTPNVSDVLILNLHGDLNDLQQKFNWTGVQTRRTHLGSSSCSAIVKPAPGNEDLYFAHTTWTGYNTMLRILKKYTLLYHTGLFGKESVPGTSITFPSYPGRLFSGDDFYLVNTGLATMETTIGNENAELWKDVKPIGTVQEWIRNMVANRLATTGQEWTTIFSRYNSGTYNNQWMVLDYKRFIRGEAALQNGLLWVLEQIPGTITSADVTSVLREQGYWASYNSPYFPNIFNKSGLPELVERYGDWYSYDRSPRARIFRRDQGTVTDIASLIHLMRYNDFEHDPLSFCDQCEPKPNAENSIAARSDLNSANGTYPFYALTRRPHGATDLKVTTWTLFHKMQFWAISGPTSQQQPPFRWSTSGFDDVVHDGHPDLWEFPAVLHKWQNS; translated from the exons ATGCAAGCTACCAGGACAATAATGACAATGATGCTGCTGCTTCTGCTTCAGTTATGGTCTGTTAGTTCTCTACAAAAGAGTGTGAGAGGAACGACGACTTCCTTGGCCAGTGTCACATGGGACGGCACGAACGGCCGCTTCGATGTTCATGATGGCAATCGCTCTGACGCTATCGCGTGGGGAAATTTTACAAACGACATCAACAACACAGG TTGGTCTTACCTAGAAATCTACACGAATTCATTCTTCATGGACCACCAACAGGCGTACGCGGCTGGCCTCGTTGAGGCCCGCTTAACGAGGGACTTAATAAAAAAACAGTTTAACAACGTGTATGGAAACTACTGCAGAGATGACCCGGTGTACTGTCACAAACTGTACGGCTACCTCGAGACCAACATAGCATTCATGCTGAACGCAACAAGAGAGCAAAGCATGTCGGATCCTTACTGGCATCAA GTGGGACTGATGCTTATTCAGCTTGCGGGTATCCAGACAGGCATGACCGGTGCTCCCAACTACGTCTATGTTGGAGATAACCTGACCCCAAATGTTTCGGACGTCTT GATACTCAACCTGCACGGCGACCTAAATGATCTGCAGCAAAAGTTCAACTGGACTGGGGTTCAAACTCGGCGAACACATTTGGGGTCCAGTTCCTGCTCTGCCATTGTAAAACCTGCCCCAGGGAACGAGGACCTGTACTTTGCCCACACTACGTGGACAGGCTACAATACTATGCTGAGGATTCTGAAGAAGTATACTTTATTGTACCATACTGGCCTCTTTGGAA AAGAAAGTGTCCCCGGAACATCCATCACGTTCCCTTCCTACCCTGGCAGATTGTTTTCCGGAGACGATTTTTATCTTGTGAACACGGGGCTT GCTACCATGGAAACCACAATAGGAAACGAGAACGCCGAACTGTGGAAAGATGTCAAACCGATTGGCACTGTACAGGAGTGGATCCGTAACATGGTTGCCAACCGCCTTGCAACCACAGGCCAAGAGTGGACAACTATCTTTTCTAGATATAACAGTGGAAC GTACAACAACCAATGGATGGTCTTGGACTACAAACGCTTCATACGGGGAGAGGCAGCGCTCCAGAATGGGCTCCTCTGGGTTCTTGAGCAGATTCC GGGAACGATTACTTCGGCTGATGTTACTTCAGTCCTACGAGAGCAAGGATATTGGGCCAGCTATAACTCTCC TTATTTCCCGAATATCTTCAACAAGAGCGGTCTTCCCGAACTGGTTGAGAGATACGGGGACTGGTACTCTTATGATCGGTCGCCTCGTGCTCGCATATTCCGCAGGGACCAGGGCACAGTCACCGACATCGCATCCCTGATCCACCTTATGAG GTACAACGATTTCGAACACGATCCCCTGTCTTTCTGTGACCAATGTGAACCAAAGCCGAACGCCGAGAACTCTATCGCCGCCCGAAGTGACCTGAACTCCGCCAACGGGACTTATCCCTTCTACGCACTCACAAGACGTCCGCATGGTGCCACGGACCTCAAG GTGACCACCTGGACTCTATTCCACAAGATGCAATTCTGGGCCATCAGCGGTCCCACGTCTCAGCAGCAACCCCCTTTCCGCTGGAGCACGTCGGGCTTTGACGACGTGGTCCACGACGGCCACCCGGATCTATGGGAGTTTCCAGCCGTTCTGCATAAATGGCAGAACTCATGA
- the LOC135369696 gene encoding solute carrier family 13 member 1-like isoform X2, whose translation MPERMPNYANRKVLVSKALEHWRRILSFGLPAVLTPVIMLLPVPTSFCCMYATAMLDVLFLLNALPSTMIALMPAFLIPVFGPMSTGDVAAVYFAKNQLFFLGCLSIAAAFYESTLSRRCALLVLTKIGSDGRRVMSFVVLCTVLSGYFFNTYLTSLLMLPVVDSLSDEICQVLLDPSLKDVHVTTQDDHEGASPPEILEFMARSGTMTNVAAPTPSPTGQREQDDVSSQFVTAENVLLVSDQSPMFLQPNKGYTLVADEKSHILKYRIKLRKILLTGLLYGATIGQTATSQTPVYEELMEYMEVKYPLYHELGKFTYAFYSLPTVIACTLFLWCNLFRRITAERSRVRMEEKKLPQNIFHNRYQVGGPWTFGEAATLVISFLVLLCAAMPKELVAWFFGNRDVSSLTLVMSLAILLHALPAYPCGGTSDDTAAILPWEVAKDRIPWSCVLLVGCGAINATYFVRSGMDDLMKQMMQQVSGWPSWAILVITCLLVCFMAECTNNTKGIGFLLHTLDRQAEEQKVNPLKLMLPASRLSIATFMIAMSNNSNALLKDYGGLSTLEMVSLGGQLHLLFVGLELVTVLTVGTAMFKLNVYPYWASSHNTTAIPTYYTNWTYAWPSGTPGDLANWTTV comes from the exons ATGCCCGAAAGAATGCCCAACTATGCCAATCGCAAAGTCCTGGTAAGTAAGGCCCTGGAACACTGGCGCCGCATCCTGAGCTTTggccttcctgctgttctcacACCGGTGATCATGTTGTTGCCCGTACCTACG TCGTTCTGCTGCATGTACGCTACGGCCATGCTGGACGTATTGTTCTTGCTAAATGCGCTACCGTCCACCATGATCGCGCTGATGCCGGCTTTCCTCATACCAGTCTTCGGGCCGATGTCTACGGGCGACGTCGCAGCAGTCTACTTCGCG AAAAACCAGCTGTTCTTTCTGGGGTGCCTGTCCATCGCTGCTGCTTTCTACGAGTCCACCTTGTCCCGTCGGTGTGCTCTACTAGTCTTAACGAAGATTGGCTCCGATGGAAGGAG GGTAATGTCGTTCGTCGTGCTGTGCACTGTGCTATCTGGCTACTTTTTCAACACCTACCTCACTTCGTTGCTGATGCTGCCTGTTGTTGACAGCCTTTCGGACGAAATATGCCAAGTCCTTCTAGATCCTTCACTTAAGG ATGTACACGTCACAACGCAAGACGACCACGAAGGCGCTTCCCCTCCAGAGATTCTGGAGTTCATGGCCAGGTCAGGTACGATGACTAACGTCGCAGCCCCAACTCCGTCGCCAACAGGACAGCGCGAGCAGGACGATGTGTCCTCTCAGTTCGTGACCGCCGAGAACGTGCTCTTGGTTAGCGACCAGAGCCCTATGTTCCTGCAGCCCAACAAGGGTTACACGCTTGTCGCGGACGAGAAATCTCACATACT CAAGTACCGCATTAAGCTTCGCAAGATCCTGCTCACGGGTTTGTTATATGGAGCTACGATTGGGCAGACAGCAACGTCCCAGACACCAGTCTATGAAGAACTCATGGAGTACATGGAAGT GAAATATCCCTTATATCACGAACTGGGAAAGTTCACGTACGCATTCTACTCTCTGCCTACGGTCATAGCCTGCACGCTGTTCCTCTGGTGCAACCTCTTCAGGAGGATAACTGCTGAGAG ATCCAGGGTACGAATGGAAGAAAAGAAGCTTCCGCAAAATATATTTCATAACAGATATCAAGTGGGTGGACCATGGAC ATTCGGTGAAGCTGCTACACTAGTGATTTCATTCCTGGTGCTCCTATGCGCTGCCATGCCTAAAGAGCTAGTCGCATGGTTCTTTGGGAACAG GGATGTGTCCTCATTGACACTCGTGATGAGCCTGGCAATACTGCTGCATGCTCTACCAGCCTACCCGTGCGGCGGTACCAGCGACGACACGGCAGCCATCCTTCCATGGGAAGTAGCCAAGGACCGCATACCCTGGAGCTGCGTGCTACTCGTCGGCTGCGGAGCTATCAATGCAACCTATTTTGTG AGGTCCGGTATGGATGACTTGATGAAACAAATGATGCAGCAAGTGTCTGGCTGGCCGTCCTGGGCTATTTTGGTGATCACCTGCCTCCTAGTCTGCTTCATGGCTGAGTGCACGAACAACACGAAGGGCATCGGCTTTCTGCTCCATACGCTTGATAGACAA GCTGAAGAGCAGAAGGTGAACCCGCTGAAGCTGATGCTTCCCGCGAGTAGACTGTCAATTGCGACCTTCATGATCGCCATGTCCAACAATTCCAACGCCCTACTGAAGGACTATGGGGGTCTCTCGACATTGGAGATG GTTAGCCTAGGTGGCCAACTACACCTGCTTTTCGTGGGCCTAGAGCTGGTGACCGTCTTGACTGTAGGCACTGCAATGTTCAAGTTGAACGTTTACCCCTACTGGGCATCTTCGCATAACACCACCGCGATCCCAACGTACTACACAAACTGGACGTATGCGTGGCCCAGTGGCACACCAGGCGACTTGGCGAACTGGACAACCGTCTGA
- the LOC135369696 gene encoding solute carrier family 13 member 1-like isoform X1: MPERMPNYANRKVLVSKALEHWRRILSFGLPAVLTPVIMLLPVPTSFCCMYATAMLDVLFLLNALPSTMIALMPAFLIPVFGPMSTGDVAAVYFAKNQLFFLGCLSIAAAFYESTLSRRCALLVLTKIGSDGRRVMSFVVLCTVLSGYFFNTYLTSLLMLPVVDSLSDEICQVLLDPSLKDVHVTTQDDHEGASPPEILEFMARSGTMTNVAAPTPSPTGQREQDDVSSQFVTAENVLLVSDQSPMFLQPNKGYTLVADEKSHILKYRIKLRKILLTGLLYGATIGQTATSQTPVYEELMEYMEVKYPLYHELGKFTYAFYSLPTVIACTLFLWCNLFRRITAERSRVRMEEKKLPQNIFHNRYQVGGPWTFGEAATLVISFLVLLCAAMPKELVAWFFGNRDVSSLTLVMSLAILLHALPAYPCGGTSDDTAAILPWEVAKDRIPWSCVLLVGCGAINATYFVQRSGMDDLMKQMMQQVSGWPSWAILVITCLLVCFMAECTNNTKGIGFLLHTLDRQAEEQKVNPLKLMLPASRLSIATFMIAMSNNSNALLKDYGGLSTLEMVSLGGQLHLLFVGLELVTVLTVGTAMFKLNVYPYWASSHNTTAIPTYYTNWTYAWPSGTPGDLANWTTV, from the exons ATGCCCGAAAGAATGCCCAACTATGCCAATCGCAAAGTCCTGGTAAGTAAGGCCCTGGAACACTGGCGCCGCATCCTGAGCTTTggccttcctgctgttctcacACCGGTGATCATGTTGTTGCCCGTACCTACG TCGTTCTGCTGCATGTACGCTACGGCCATGCTGGACGTATTGTTCTTGCTAAATGCGCTACCGTCCACCATGATCGCGCTGATGCCGGCTTTCCTCATACCAGTCTTCGGGCCGATGTCTACGGGCGACGTCGCAGCAGTCTACTTCGCG AAAAACCAGCTGTTCTTTCTGGGGTGCCTGTCCATCGCTGCTGCTTTCTACGAGTCCACCTTGTCCCGTCGGTGTGCTCTACTAGTCTTAACGAAGATTGGCTCCGATGGAAGGAG GGTAATGTCGTTCGTCGTGCTGTGCACTGTGCTATCTGGCTACTTTTTCAACACCTACCTCACTTCGTTGCTGATGCTGCCTGTTGTTGACAGCCTTTCGGACGAAATATGCCAAGTCCTTCTAGATCCTTCACTTAAGG ATGTACACGTCACAACGCAAGACGACCACGAAGGCGCTTCCCCTCCAGAGATTCTGGAGTTCATGGCCAGGTCAGGTACGATGACTAACGTCGCAGCCCCAACTCCGTCGCCAACAGGACAGCGCGAGCAGGACGATGTGTCCTCTCAGTTCGTGACCGCCGAGAACGTGCTCTTGGTTAGCGACCAGAGCCCTATGTTCCTGCAGCCCAACAAGGGTTACACGCTTGTCGCGGACGAGAAATCTCACATACT CAAGTACCGCATTAAGCTTCGCAAGATCCTGCTCACGGGTTTGTTATATGGAGCTACGATTGGGCAGACAGCAACGTCCCAGACACCAGTCTATGAAGAACTCATGGAGTACATGGAAGT GAAATATCCCTTATATCACGAACTGGGAAAGTTCACGTACGCATTCTACTCTCTGCCTACGGTCATAGCCTGCACGCTGTTCCTCTGGTGCAACCTCTTCAGGAGGATAACTGCTGAGAG ATCCAGGGTACGAATGGAAGAAAAGAAGCTTCCGCAAAATATATTTCATAACAGATATCAAGTGGGTGGACCATGGAC ATTCGGTGAAGCTGCTACACTAGTGATTTCATTCCTGGTGCTCCTATGCGCTGCCATGCCTAAAGAGCTAGTCGCATGGTTCTTTGGGAACAG GGATGTGTCCTCATTGACACTCGTGATGAGCCTGGCAATACTGCTGCATGCTCTACCAGCCTACCCGTGCGGCGGTACCAGCGACGACACGGCAGCCATCCTTCCATGGGAAGTAGCCAAGGACCGCATACCCTGGAGCTGCGTGCTACTCGTCGGCTGCGGAGCTATCAATGCAACCTATTTTGTG CAGAGGTCCGGTATGGATGACTTGATGAAACAAATGATGCAGCAAGTGTCTGGCTGGCCGTCCTGGGCTATTTTGGTGATCACCTGCCTCCTAGTCTGCTTCATGGCTGAGTGCACGAACAACACGAAGGGCATCGGCTTTCTGCTCCATACGCTTGATAGACAA GCTGAAGAGCAGAAGGTGAACCCGCTGAAGCTGATGCTTCCCGCGAGTAGACTGTCAATTGCGACCTTCATGATCGCCATGTCCAACAATTCCAACGCCCTACTGAAGGACTATGGGGGTCTCTCGACATTGGAGATG GTTAGCCTAGGTGGCCAACTACACCTGCTTTTCGTGGGCCTAGAGCTGGTGACCGTCTTGACTGTAGGCACTGCAATGTTCAAGTTGAACGTTTACCCCTACTGGGCATCTTCGCATAACACCACCGCGATCCCAACGTACTACACAAACTGGACGTATGCGTGGCCCAGTGGCACACCAGGCGACTTGGCGAACTGGACAACCGTCTGA